GCTGGAAGTCATCGGCGTTTCCCGTTTCGAAGATCTTTTGGATGCCGTTCCCAAGGAAGTCCGCTTACAAGAACCACTCAAAATTCCGCCGCCCGCTTCTGAACTCGAACTTTTCGCCGATTTGCGCAAGTTGTCCCGCCAGAATGTTCCGGTCTCGGTCTCCAATTCCTTTTTGGGGGGCGGGTTTTACGACCATTTTACCCCGGCGGCGGCCGATTTCATTATCCGCCGGCCGGAGTTTTTGACCTCCTACACGCCCTATCAGGCGGAAGTGGCCCAGGGGACCCTGCAAATCATTTACGAGTTCCAATCCCTCATCTGCGCCCTGACCAAAATGGAAGCCGCCAATGCCTCGCTTTACGACGGCGCTTCGGCCGTGGCAGAAGCAGCCCTGATGGCGGCACACGCCACCGAGCGAAAGGAGATACTGGTCACCGAAGGGCTGAATCCGAATTATCTCGCCGTGCTGGAGACCTACGTCACGGGCGGGGCGTATCAGGTGCGTTCAATTCCGCTCGGCCCATCCGGTCAAATCGAGCCGGAAATGCTTAAAAAAGCTATTTCCGAGAAAACCGCCGCTTTAATTCTGCAAACCCCCAACTTCTTCGGATGCCTTGAAGAAGCAAAGGAGCTGGAGCCGATTGTTCACACCGTTGGCGCAAAATTCGTTGCAGTATTCGACCCCATCTCTCTCGGCATGGTTACGCCCCCCGGGGAATTCAATGCCGATATCGCCGTGGCGGAGGGACAGTCCTTGGGCGTGCCGATTTCCTACGGCGGACCGGCGGTGGGGCTTTTTGCCGCCAAAAGGGAACTGGTGCGTCGGATGCCGGGACGGATTGCGGCCCGGACGACCGATGCAGAGGGCAAAATCGGTTACGTTTTAACCCTGCAAACGCGGGAGCAGCATATTCGCAGGGAAAAGGCCACTTCCAATATCTGCACGAATCAGGGACTTATGGCCACCCTATCCACTGTTTTTATGTCGCTGGTCGGCAAACAAGGGCTTTTGCAGATGGCGCGGCTTTCCTATGCCAAGGCGCATTACACGGCCGCGCTGCTTGAGTCCAAAGGTTTCAAGCGGGTTTATTCGGCGCCCTTCTTCAAGGAGTTTGCGCTGGAGCTGCCCGTGCCGGCTTCGAAAGTTGTTTCCCGTTTGCGGAAATCAAACATCGTTCCGGGAATCGATTTGGGCAAGTATGACAAGAAAAGAAAGAATCAGTTGTTGATCGCCGT
This genomic window from Verrucomicrobiia bacterium contains:
- the gcvPA gene encoding aminomethyl-transferring glycine dehydrogenase subunit GcvPA, which produces MSYVPNTDADRKKMLEVIGVSRFEDLLDAVPKEVRLQEPLKIPPPASELELFADLRKLSRQNVPVSVSNSFLGGGFYDHFTPAAADFIIRRPEFLTSYTPYQAEVAQGTLQIIYEFQSLICALTKMEAANASLYDGASAVAEAALMAAHATERKEILVTEGLNPNYLAVLETYVTGGAYQVRSIPLGPSGQIEPEMLKKAISEKTAALILQTPNFFGCLEEAKELEPIVHTVGAKFVAVFDPISLGMVTPPGEFNADIAVAEGQSLGVPISYGGPAVGLFAAKRELVRRMPGRIAARTTDAEGKIGYVLTLQTREQHIRREKATSNICTNQGLMATLSTVFMSLVGKQGLLQMARLSYAKAHYTAALLESKGFKRVYSAPFFKEFALELPVPASKVVSRLRKSNIVPGIDLGKYDKKRKNQLLIAVTEKKLRADIESLAEGMSFFRPQTGSGIAPERKLEAAGQV